Part of the Moraxella ovis genome is shown below.
AAAATTAACGACATCATTGCCGCAGGACCTGCTCTTATTTTCCAAGAAATTGGTAATGTTGCAACCGTATTGTTTGCCTTACCGATTGCGGTGCTTGTGTTTGGCATGGGGCGTGAAGCCATCGGTGCAACGCATTCGATTGCCAGAGAGCCAAACATTGCTTTGATCGCTGATAAATTCGGACTAAAAACACCAGAAGGTATTGGTGTGATGGGTGTGTATGTCATGGGGACACTGTTTGGGGCGATTTATTTTTCGCTAATGGCAGGCGTGGTGGCTTCGTGGGGTATTTTTGATGTTCGATCACTGGCGATGGCGTGCGGCGTTGGCTCTGGCAGCATGATGGGTGCGTGCTCGACTGCTTTGGCGGAGATATTGCCTGAACATAAGGATGATATTGTTGCTTTTGCTGCCAGTAGCAATCTTTTGACTTATGCGACAGGTCTGTTCGTGTCTGTATTTGTCGCTTTACCCTTTGCTGAATGGCTATATAAAGTATTGTCAAAATTTAGAAAAACCAAGCAGCAAAATACTGCTCATCTTGATGATAAGGTGATTGCAGATGACCATGAGGAAGCAAGTGTCAGCACAACTGTATTGATCCAAGCACTTGCTTTTGTGTGCGGGCTGCTTCTGCTGGTAAACTGGGTGGGTACAAAAAACGATCCTTTGACTGCCTTAGCAGGCATGACAATCTTATTTGTTTGTTGCGTGCTGGGTATTTTGATTAAAAAGGTCGTTCCGCTTGGTGTGCCAAGCATTGCCTAGGTGTCTATTGTTGCCATCATTGCCGCTTCGCCAATCATGCCGATGGCGGATTATGTGCTGTCTGCTACGGATAAGCTGGGGCTGTTGCCATTGATTACGCCGACCCTAGTCT
Proteins encoded:
- a CDS encoding DUF3100 domain-containing protein translates to MMSLSLKALLDFRLHLLVLTIACISELIGIAKFDIGIGTVVLLPLLYAFVIAAFFNKNIIPAASKVFDDKTNLVASQWILICLMPFIAKFAVGIGPKINDIIAAGPALIFQEIGNVATVLFALPIAVLVFGMGREAIGATHSIAREPNIALIADKFGLKTPEGIGVMGVYVMGTLFGAIYFSLMAGVVASWGIFDVRSLAMACGVGSGSMMGACSTALAEILPEHKDDIVAFAASSNLLTYATGLFVSVFVALPFAEWLYKVLSKFRKTKQQNTAHLDDKVIADDHEEASVSTTVLIQALAFVCGLLLLVNWVGTKNDPLTALAGMTILFVCCVLGILIKKVVPLGVPSIA